In Janthinobacterium sp. J1-1, a single genomic region encodes these proteins:
- a CDS encoding DNA translocase FtsK → MRDLEPRAADAVPPGDGSTTDPLYDQAVEVVRTQQRASISLVQRNLLIDYNRAARLIEAMEAAGVVKGTQGIYTVTAVTGAAA, encoded by the coding sequence ATGCGCGACCTGGAGCCCAGGGCCGCCGACGCCGTGCCTCCCGGTGACGGCAGCACGACCGATCCGCTGTACGACCAGGCCGTCGAGGTCGTGCGCACGCAGCAGCGCGCGTCGATCTCGCTGGTACAGCGCAACCTACTGATCGACTATAACCGTGCGGCCCGGCTGATCGAGGCGATGGAAGCCGCAGGCGTGGTCAAGGGCACGCAGGGCATCTACACGGTGACGGCGGTGACGGGAGCGGCAGCATGA
- a CDS encoding KTSC domain-containing protein: protein MSATPQIVMHQVESSQFAAIGHAPELGLLAIQFHPKKSTGQSDIYHYQNFSAELFAEFLDAESHGSFFIQRIKKCADRFPYSKVDQAAFNHTAPQPAVKPASLAEAAPVKLSKELLAGLLTGREYGKEMLKEEVMQAKAAGLIVIFGASDDLMEMRGAIHDEFSCYSGGTALIDSNGLLPDRDNLEQDDELKKFFTRQPLARKVEALFCEEGDYAWTFRTGVPHATFEIVEDGAPYCRGIVIDVADLGGAA, encoded by the coding sequence ATGAGCGCCACCCCTCAAATCGTCATGCACCAGGTCGAATCCAGCCAGTTTGCAGCCATCGGCCATGCGCCAGAGCTCGGCCTGCTGGCCATCCAGTTCCACCCGAAGAAGTCGACTGGCCAGAGCGATATTTACCACTACCAGAATTTCAGCGCGGAACTGTTCGCCGAATTCCTGGACGCCGAGTCGCATGGCTCGTTTTTCATCCAGCGCATCAAGAAATGCGCTGACCGGTTCCCATATTCGAAGGTCGACCAGGCCGCGTTCAACCACACCGCGCCGCAACCGGCCGTCAAACCGGCCAGCCTGGCCGAAGCCGCGCCGGTCAAGCTGAGCAAAGAACTGTTGGCCGGCCTGCTGACGGGCCGCGAATACGGCAAGGAAATGCTGAAGGAAGAGGTAATGCAGGCCAAGGCGGCCGGCCTGATCGTCATCTTCGGCGCCAGCGACGACCTGATGGAGATGCGCGGCGCCATCCATGACGAATTCTCCTGCTATAGCGGCGGCACCGCGCTGATCGATAGCAATGGACTGCTGCCCGATCGTGACAACCTCGAACAGGATGACGAGTTGAAGAAATTCTTCACCCGTCAGCCCTTGGCGCGCAAAGTCGAAGCACTGTTCTGTGAGGAAGGCGACTACGCCTGGACTTTCCGCACCGGCGTCCCGCACGCCACCTTCGAAATCGTGGAAGACGGCGCACCGTACTGCCGCGGCATCGTGATCGACGTGGCCGACCTGGGCGGTGCGGCGTGA
- a CDS encoding recombination protein NinB has translation MTKRTFFLAHDEARRGAAAFAKTAPVGWMVVFSEPKKKRAQEEKYHAMIGEIAKQVEHIGRKWDADDMKRLLVDEFADEMRMAGTPLHHDGRVTPSFDGRRIVQLGVQTSDFYVKEAAQFIEFLYAFGAARDVVFSE, from the coding sequence ATGACAAAGAGAACGTTTTTCCTCGCCCATGACGAAGCGCGCCGGGGCGCAGCAGCATTCGCCAAGACCGCGCCGGTCGGCTGGATGGTGGTGTTTTCCGAGCCAAAGAAGAAGCGCGCCCAGGAAGAAAAGTACCACGCCATGATCGGCGAGATCGCCAAGCAGGTCGAGCACATCGGGCGCAAGTGGGATGCGGATGACATGAAGCGGCTGCTGGTGGACGAGTTTGCCGACGAAATGCGCATGGCCGGCACGCCGCTGCACCACGACGGACGCGTGACGCCCAGCTTCGACGGTCGCCGCATCGTGCAGCTGGGCGTCCAGACCAGCGACTTCTATGTGAAGGAAGCCGCGCAGTTCATTGAATTTTTGTACGCCTTCGGCGCCGCGCGCGACGTCGTATTTTCAGAATAG